In a single window of the Pseudochaenichthys georgianus chromosome 16, fPseGeo1.2, whole genome shotgun sequence genome:
- the aplp1 gene encoding amyloid beta precursor like protein 1 isoform X3 encodes MGHTAIPIVMAVLSYCVLDNVEALAMTEVNGPDPEGAEPQIAMFCGRQLLHINLQTGQWEPDPQGRQGCFKEPGEILSYCQEMYPALPISHIEESKRPVTIPAWCKKGWGHCQPHPFIVLPYRCLGGEYVSEALLVPDRCRFLHQEQMDACESYVYWHNIAKEECTADNLELHSYGMLLPCGDHFRGVEYVCCPGRGSSNGKAEMEERDVPAAPQTFTSQTNGKLNSVTKVTAPTPSPSPDTDADEADMEEDDDDEVVEEEDEEEEDEEDEVDEEEAEEEEDEEAIAVKGPEEYEYSIDSGPYQTSDYMDSFFYEKSQKPTTSAPLMKEESLTTPRPTDGVDVYFEKPVDDTEHANFLRAKTDLEQRRMKRINEIMKEWAEADNQSKNLPRLERQALNEHFQSVLQTLEEQVAGERQRLVETHLARVEAILNNNRRLALENYLTAVQSDPPQPERVLQALKRYMAAEQKDRRHTLRHYQHIVAVDPQKAEQMKFQVYTHLHVIEERMNQSLALLYKDPNLAEELHDDIQELVKAERGDISELMTTSFSETRTTEELLPAESEEEKDDEEEEERAFQNRPYPPRIVQPNKKALVSPVEEYDYTTSERGPTYEYEEKINTSVELKQVVNKPPEIERDELQPDALETFNRGAMVGLLVVAVAIAMVMVISLLLVRRKPYGTISHGIVEQVDPMLTPEERQLNKMQNHGYENPTYKFFEQMN; translated from the exons GCCCTGGCCATGACCGAGGTGAACGGGCCAGACCCAGAAGGCGCTGAGCCACAGATTGCCATGTTTTGCGGCCGTCAGCTCCTGCACATTAACCTACAGACTGGCCAATGGGAGCCGGACCCTCAGGGCCGGCAGGGCTGCTTCAAAGAGCCCGGAGAGATCCTGTCCTACTGTCAGGAG ATGTACCCAGCACTTCCGATCTCCCATATAGAGGAGTCAAAAAGACCTGTCACCATCCCCGCCTGGTGTAAGAAAGGTTGGGGCCACTGCCAGCCACACCCCTTCATAGTGCTGCCCTACCGCTGTCTAG GGGGCGAGTATGTGAGCGAGGCCCTGCTGGTGCCCGACCGATGCCGTTTCCTCCACCAGGAGCAGATGGATGCCTGCGAGAGCTACGTGTACTGGCACAACATCGCTAAGGAG GAATGCACTGCAGACAATCTGGAGCTCCACAGCTATGGAATGCTGTTGCCATGTGGAGATCATTTCCGAGGAGTGGAGTATGTGTGCTGCCCAGGCCGAGGGAGTTCCAACGGCAAAGCAGAGATGGAGGAGAGAGACGTCCCCGCTGCTCCTCAGACATTCACGTCCCAGACCAATGGAAAACTCAATTCTGT AACCAAAGTGACAGCCCCCACTCCCAGCCCCTCTCCTGACACTGATGCAGATGAAGCCGATATGgaagaggatgatgatgatgaagtggtggaggaggaagacgaggaggaggaagacgaggaaGACGAAGTTGATGAGGAAGAGgcggaagaggaggaggacgaagaggcaataGCTGTGAAAGGCCCAGAAGAGTATGAATACTCCATTGACTCAGGTCCCTACCAAACATCTGACTACATGGACTCTTTCTTCTACGAGAAAAGCCAGAAGCCCACCACCTCTGCACCTCTGATGAAGGAAGAGAGCT TGACAACACCCAGGCCCACAGATGGCGTTGATGTTTATTTTGAGAAGCCAGTGGATGACACGGAGCATGCCAACTTCCTGCGTGCCAAAACAGACCTGGAGCAACGCAGAATGAAGCGCATCAATGAG ATCATGAAGGAATGGGCCGAGGCAGACAACCAGTCAAAGAATCTGCCTCGGTTAGAGCGACAGGCCCTGAATGAG CACTTCCAGTCTGTGCTGCAGACGCTGGAGGAGCAGGTCgctggagagaggcagagactGGTGGAGACTCATCTGGCCAGAGTGGAGGCCATACTCAACAACAACCGCCGCCTGGCCCTGGAGAACTACCTTACTGCCGTACAGTCGGACCCCCCTCAG CCAGAGCGTGTGCTGCAGGCTCTGAAGCGATACATGGCAGCAGAGCAGAAGGaccgcagacacacactcagacactacCAGCATATTGTGGCTGTCGACCCCCAGAAGGCTGAGCAGATGAaattccag GTGTACACACATCTCCATGTCATTGAAGAGAGGATGAACCAGAGTCTTGCACTGCTGTACAAGGATCCTAACTTGGCTGAGGAGCTTCACGATGATATAC AGGAGCTGGTCAAGGCAGAAAGAGGAGACATCAGTGAGCTCATGACCACCTCCTTCTCTGAGACCCGCACCACCGAGGAGCTTCTGCCGGCCGAGAGCGAGGAGGAAAAGGATgacgaggaggaagaggagagagcCTTCCAGAACAGGCCTTATCCTCCCCGCATTG TGCAGCCTAACAAGAAAG CCTTAGTGTCTCCAGTAGAAGAATATGATTATACCACATCTGAGAGAGGCCCCACATACGAATATGAGGAAAAA ATCAACACCTCTGTGGAGCTCAAGCAGGTAGTCAACAAGCCTCCTGAGATCGAGAGAGACGAACTG CAACCCGATGCTTTGGAGACGTTTAATCGCGGCGCGATGGTTGGGTTGCTTGTGGTGGCCGTGGCGATAGCCATGGTGATGGTAATCAGCTTGCTGCTGGTGCGCAGGAAGCCATACGGCACAATCAGTCATGGCATCGTAGAG CAGGTCGACCCCATGCTGACACCAGAAGAACGACAgctcaacaaaatgcaaaaccaTGGCTATGAAAACCCTACCTACAAATTCTTTGAACAGATGAACTGA
- the aplp1 gene encoding amyloid beta precursor like protein 2 isoform X1 → MGHTAIPIVMAVLSYCVLDNVEALAMTEVNGPDPEGAEPQIAMFCGRQLLHINLQTGQWEPDPQGRQGCFKEPGEILSYCQEMYPALPISHIEESKRPVTIPAWCKKGWGHCQPHPFIVLPYRCLGGEYVSEALLVPDRCRFLHQEQMDACESYVYWHNIAKEECTADNLELHSYGMLLPCGDHFRGVEYVCCPGRGSSNGKAEMEERDVPAAPQTFTSQTNGKLNSVTKVTAPTPSPSPDTDADEADMEEDDDDEVVEEEDEEEEDEEDEVDEEEAEEEEDEEAIAVKGPEEYEYSIDSGPYQTSDYMDSFFYEKSQKPTTSAPLMKEESLTTPRPTDGVDVYFEKPVDDTEHANFLRAKTDLEQRRMKRINEIMKEWAEADNQSKNLPRLERQALNEHFQSVLQTLEEQVAGERQRLVETHLARVEAILNNNRRLALENYLTAVQSDPPQPERVLQALKRYMAAEQKDRRHTLRHYQHIVAVDPQKAEQMKFQVYTHLHVIEERMNQSLALLYKDPNLAEELHDDIQELVKAERGDISELMTTSFSETRTTEELLPAESEEEKDDEEEEERAFQNRPYPPRIEVQPNKKALVSPVEEYDYTTSERGPTYEYEEKINTSVELKQVVNKPPEIERDELQPDALETFNRGAMVGLLVVAVAIAMVMVISLLLVRRKPYGTISHGIVEQVDPMLTPEERQLNKMQNHGYENPTYKFFEQMN, encoded by the exons GCCCTGGCCATGACCGAGGTGAACGGGCCAGACCCAGAAGGCGCTGAGCCACAGATTGCCATGTTTTGCGGCCGTCAGCTCCTGCACATTAACCTACAGACTGGCCAATGGGAGCCGGACCCTCAGGGCCGGCAGGGCTGCTTCAAAGAGCCCGGAGAGATCCTGTCCTACTGTCAGGAG ATGTACCCAGCACTTCCGATCTCCCATATAGAGGAGTCAAAAAGACCTGTCACCATCCCCGCCTGGTGTAAGAAAGGTTGGGGCCACTGCCAGCCACACCCCTTCATAGTGCTGCCCTACCGCTGTCTAG GGGGCGAGTATGTGAGCGAGGCCCTGCTGGTGCCCGACCGATGCCGTTTCCTCCACCAGGAGCAGATGGATGCCTGCGAGAGCTACGTGTACTGGCACAACATCGCTAAGGAG GAATGCACTGCAGACAATCTGGAGCTCCACAGCTATGGAATGCTGTTGCCATGTGGAGATCATTTCCGAGGAGTGGAGTATGTGTGCTGCCCAGGCCGAGGGAGTTCCAACGGCAAAGCAGAGATGGAGGAGAGAGACGTCCCCGCTGCTCCTCAGACATTCACGTCCCAGACCAATGGAAAACTCAATTCTGT AACCAAAGTGACAGCCCCCACTCCCAGCCCCTCTCCTGACACTGATGCAGATGAAGCCGATATGgaagaggatgatgatgatgaagtggtggaggaggaagacgaggaggaggaagacgaggaaGACGAAGTTGATGAGGAAGAGgcggaagaggaggaggacgaagaggcaataGCTGTGAAAGGCCCAGAAGAGTATGAATACTCCATTGACTCAGGTCCCTACCAAACATCTGACTACATGGACTCTTTCTTCTACGAGAAAAGCCAGAAGCCCACCACCTCTGCACCTCTGATGAAGGAAGAGAGCT TGACAACACCCAGGCCCACAGATGGCGTTGATGTTTATTTTGAGAAGCCAGTGGATGACACGGAGCATGCCAACTTCCTGCGTGCCAAAACAGACCTGGAGCAACGCAGAATGAAGCGCATCAATGAG ATCATGAAGGAATGGGCCGAGGCAGACAACCAGTCAAAGAATCTGCCTCGGTTAGAGCGACAGGCCCTGAATGAG CACTTCCAGTCTGTGCTGCAGACGCTGGAGGAGCAGGTCgctggagagaggcagagactGGTGGAGACTCATCTGGCCAGAGTGGAGGCCATACTCAACAACAACCGCCGCCTGGCCCTGGAGAACTACCTTACTGCCGTACAGTCGGACCCCCCTCAG CCAGAGCGTGTGCTGCAGGCTCTGAAGCGATACATGGCAGCAGAGCAGAAGGaccgcagacacacactcagacactacCAGCATATTGTGGCTGTCGACCCCCAGAAGGCTGAGCAGATGAaattccag GTGTACACACATCTCCATGTCATTGAAGAGAGGATGAACCAGAGTCTTGCACTGCTGTACAAGGATCCTAACTTGGCTGAGGAGCTTCACGATGATATAC AGGAGCTGGTCAAGGCAGAAAGAGGAGACATCAGTGAGCTCATGACCACCTCCTTCTCTGAGACCCGCACCACCGAGGAGCTTCTGCCGGCCGAGAGCGAGGAGGAAAAGGATgacgaggaggaagaggagagagcCTTCCAGAACAGGCCTTATCCTCCCCGCATTG aagTGCAGCCTAACAAGAAAG CCTTAGTGTCTCCAGTAGAAGAATATGATTATACCACATCTGAGAGAGGCCCCACATACGAATATGAGGAAAAA ATCAACACCTCTGTGGAGCTCAAGCAGGTAGTCAACAAGCCTCCTGAGATCGAGAGAGACGAACTG CAACCCGATGCTTTGGAGACGTTTAATCGCGGCGCGATGGTTGGGTTGCTTGTGGTGGCCGTGGCGATAGCCATGGTGATGGTAATCAGCTTGCTGCTGGTGCGCAGGAAGCCATACGGCACAATCAGTCATGGCATCGTAGAG CAGGTCGACCCCATGCTGACACCAGAAGAACGACAgctcaacaaaatgcaaaaccaTGGCTATGAAAACCCTACCTACAAATTCTTTGAACAGATGAACTGA
- the aplp1 gene encoding amyloid beta precursor like protein 2 isoform X2 — MGHTAIPIVMAVLSYCVLDNVEALAMTEVNGPDPEGAEPQIAMFCGRQLLHINLQTGQWEPDPQGRQGCFKEPGEILSYCQEMYPALPISHIEESKRPVTIPAWCKKGWGHCQPHPFIVLPYRCLGGEYVSEALLVPDRCRFLHQEQMDACESYVYWHNIAKEECTADNLELHSYGMLLPCGDHFRGVEYVCCPGRGSSNGKAEMEERDVPAAPQTFTSQTNGKLNSVTKVTAPTPSPSPDTDADEADMEEDDDDEVVEEEDEEEEDEEDEVDEEEAEEEEDEEAIAVKGPEEYEYSIDSGPYQTSDYMDSFFYEKSQKPTTSAPLMKEESLTTPRPTDGVDVYFEKPVDDTEHANFLRAKTDLEQRRMKRINEIMKEWAEADNQSKNLPRLERQALNEHFQSVLQTLEEQVAGERQRLVETHLARVEAILNNNRRLALENYLTAVQSDPPQPERVLQALKRYMAAEQKDRRHTLRHYQHIVAVDPQKAEQMKFQVYTHLHVIEERMNQSLALLYKDPNLAEELHDDIQELVKAERGDISELMTTSFSETRTTEELLPAESEEEKDDEEEEERAFQNRPYPPRIEVQPNKKALVSPVEEYDYTTSERGPTYEYEEKINTSVELKQVVNKPPEIERDELQPDALETFNRGAMVGLLVVAVAIAMVMVISLLLVRRKPYGTISHGIVEVDPMLTPEERQLNKMQNHGYENPTYKFFEQMN, encoded by the exons GCCCTGGCCATGACCGAGGTGAACGGGCCAGACCCAGAAGGCGCTGAGCCACAGATTGCCATGTTTTGCGGCCGTCAGCTCCTGCACATTAACCTACAGACTGGCCAATGGGAGCCGGACCCTCAGGGCCGGCAGGGCTGCTTCAAAGAGCCCGGAGAGATCCTGTCCTACTGTCAGGAG ATGTACCCAGCACTTCCGATCTCCCATATAGAGGAGTCAAAAAGACCTGTCACCATCCCCGCCTGGTGTAAGAAAGGTTGGGGCCACTGCCAGCCACACCCCTTCATAGTGCTGCCCTACCGCTGTCTAG GGGGCGAGTATGTGAGCGAGGCCCTGCTGGTGCCCGACCGATGCCGTTTCCTCCACCAGGAGCAGATGGATGCCTGCGAGAGCTACGTGTACTGGCACAACATCGCTAAGGAG GAATGCACTGCAGACAATCTGGAGCTCCACAGCTATGGAATGCTGTTGCCATGTGGAGATCATTTCCGAGGAGTGGAGTATGTGTGCTGCCCAGGCCGAGGGAGTTCCAACGGCAAAGCAGAGATGGAGGAGAGAGACGTCCCCGCTGCTCCTCAGACATTCACGTCCCAGACCAATGGAAAACTCAATTCTGT AACCAAAGTGACAGCCCCCACTCCCAGCCCCTCTCCTGACACTGATGCAGATGAAGCCGATATGgaagaggatgatgatgatgaagtggtggaggaggaagacgaggaggaggaagacgaggaaGACGAAGTTGATGAGGAAGAGgcggaagaggaggaggacgaagaggcaataGCTGTGAAAGGCCCAGAAGAGTATGAATACTCCATTGACTCAGGTCCCTACCAAACATCTGACTACATGGACTCTTTCTTCTACGAGAAAAGCCAGAAGCCCACCACCTCTGCACCTCTGATGAAGGAAGAGAGCT TGACAACACCCAGGCCCACAGATGGCGTTGATGTTTATTTTGAGAAGCCAGTGGATGACACGGAGCATGCCAACTTCCTGCGTGCCAAAACAGACCTGGAGCAACGCAGAATGAAGCGCATCAATGAG ATCATGAAGGAATGGGCCGAGGCAGACAACCAGTCAAAGAATCTGCCTCGGTTAGAGCGACAGGCCCTGAATGAG CACTTCCAGTCTGTGCTGCAGACGCTGGAGGAGCAGGTCgctggagagaggcagagactGGTGGAGACTCATCTGGCCAGAGTGGAGGCCATACTCAACAACAACCGCCGCCTGGCCCTGGAGAACTACCTTACTGCCGTACAGTCGGACCCCCCTCAG CCAGAGCGTGTGCTGCAGGCTCTGAAGCGATACATGGCAGCAGAGCAGAAGGaccgcagacacacactcagacactacCAGCATATTGTGGCTGTCGACCCCCAGAAGGCTGAGCAGATGAaattccag GTGTACACACATCTCCATGTCATTGAAGAGAGGATGAACCAGAGTCTTGCACTGCTGTACAAGGATCCTAACTTGGCTGAGGAGCTTCACGATGATATAC AGGAGCTGGTCAAGGCAGAAAGAGGAGACATCAGTGAGCTCATGACCACCTCCTTCTCTGAGACCCGCACCACCGAGGAGCTTCTGCCGGCCGAGAGCGAGGAGGAAAAGGATgacgaggaggaagaggagagagcCTTCCAGAACAGGCCTTATCCTCCCCGCATTG aagTGCAGCCTAACAAGAAAG CCTTAGTGTCTCCAGTAGAAGAATATGATTATACCACATCTGAGAGAGGCCCCACATACGAATATGAGGAAAAA ATCAACACCTCTGTGGAGCTCAAGCAGGTAGTCAACAAGCCTCCTGAGATCGAGAGAGACGAACTG CAACCCGATGCTTTGGAGACGTTTAATCGCGGCGCGATGGTTGGGTTGCTTGTGGTGGCCGTGGCGATAGCCATGGTGATGGTAATCAGCTTGCTGCTGGTGCGCAGGAAGCCATACGGCACAATCAGTCATGGCATCGTAGAG GTCGACCCCATGCTGACACCAGAAGAACGACAgctcaacaaaatgcaaaaccaTGGCTATGAAAACCCTACCTACAAATTCTTTGAACAGATGAACTGA
- the zbtb32 gene encoding zinc finger and BTB domain-containing protein 16-A, whose amino-acid sequence MIRINNTQYFHFLQEADALRRSGSLCDVIISVNSHIFKAHRLVLACASRRLAQQLAQAATDSSAHCTLKYFSPRTFQQVLDFTYTQTLEVTEGDLHLLLRAAQLLEMQLLEDQCLKQLGKLNYREVEADRREIPCFKEKEQDESAEKNGQKQSSSPVEEEKLQETSSPEEANDCIVMENLSPCDPDKNPNSLPPQKKKLKGPPVLESSPNRERVTRPASSSATLSSPWTFPPNMWSSVSTLRRIAGNYSSLIAAHPLQSQSPSSIAYPFPLSSPHMFPLLGAHFQTPVHSSVMGYSSFHPSYTHNLYARPSGVESINKQGLLKRKKNSQRAFTGTSHTGERSYHEVPKASRERIQDCQRCCSTLHDNPTQREPASTPSGEVCAGCRVCGRGDVVQHEPQSHQQEHRGEKPYQCQHCPKKFSLKHQLDTHHRVHTGEKPFECRLCGQRSRDYSAMIKHLRTHGGATPYQCTVCLEFCNSLVSMQRHVKSHTVQDFPPDWSINNTYLYNSHI is encoded by the exons ATGATCCGCATCAACAACACCCAATACTTCCACTTCCTGCAGGAGGCAGATGCCCTACGTCGCTCAGGATCCCTCTGTGATGTCATCATCTCAGTAAACAGTCACATATTTAAGGCTCATCGGCTAGTACTGGCTTGTGCTAGCAGAAGACTAGCGCAGCAGCTAGCCCAGGCAGCCACAGACAGCTCAGCCCACTGCACTCTGAAGTATTTCTCCCCCCGCACCTTCCAGCAAGTTCTGGACTTCACCTACACACAGACCCTGGAGGTGACTGAGGGGGACCTGCATCTGCTGCTTAGAGCTGCTCAGCTGTTGGAGATGCAGCTGCTGGAGGACCAGTGCCTGAAGCAGCTGGGAAAACTCAACTACAGAGAAGTGGAGGCTGACAGAAGAGAAATCCCATGTTTCAAAGAGAAGGAGCAAGATGAAAGTGCAGAGAAGAACGGCCAAAAGCAATCATCAAGTCCAGTTGAGGAGGAGAAACTCCAAGAGACTTCTTCCCCAGAGGAGGCAAACGATTGCATTGTCATGGAGAACCTCTCGCCCTGTGATCCTGATAAGAACCCCAACAGTCTGCCACCCCAAAAGAAGAAGCTCAAAGGCCCCCCCGTGTTAGAATCATCCCCTAACAGAGAGCGTGTCACCAGGCCTGCCAGTAGCAGCGCCACACTCTCCTCTCCATGGACATTCCCTCCAAACATGTGGAGCTCTGTGAGCACCCTGAGGCGGATCGCAGGGAATTATTCAAGTTTAATCGCAGCTCACCCCCTTCAGTCCCAGAGCCCGTCCTCAATTGCATACCCATTCCCCCTCTCCTCCCCCCACATGTTCCCCCTACTCGGAGCTCATTTTCAAACCCCTGTTCACAGCTCTGTAATGGGCTACTCAAGCTTTCATCCAAGTTATACACACAACCTATACGCTCGGCCTTCAGGGGTGGAGAGCATTAACAAGCAAGGCCtcttgaaaagaaaaaaaaacagccaGAGAGCATTTACTGGGACCAGTCACACTGGTGAGAGGAG TTACCATGAGGTACCCAAAGCCAGCAGAGAGAGAATTCAAGACTGCCAACGCTGCTGTAGCACCCTCCATGATAATCCAACGCAGCGGGAGCCAGCCTCCACACCATCGG GTGAGGTCTGTGCAGGGTGTCGTGTCTGTGGGAGAGGAGATGTGGTGCAGCACGAACCACAATCCCATCAACAAGAACACAGAGGAGAAAAACCCTACCAGTGCCAACACTGCCCAAAGAAGTTTAGTCTGAAACACCAACTGGACACACACCATAGAGTTCACACCG GAGAGAAACCCTTCGAGTGTCGTCTCTGTGGTCAGCGCTCAAGGGACTACTCGGCCATGATCAAGCACCTGCGGACTCACGGGGGGGCCACACCCTACCAGTGCACGGTGTGTCTGGAGTTCTGCAATAGCCTGGTCTCCATGCAAAGACACGTCAAGAGCCACACCGTGCAGGACTTCCCTCCTGACTGGAGCATCAACAACACCTACCTGTACAACTCACATATCTGA